The Epinephelus fuscoguttatus linkage group LG7, E.fuscoguttatus.final_Chr_v1 DNA window ACATTAGTTATCAGAGAAACTGTGACATGATCCATGTTTAGTCACACTTTTATGGATTTATCTTGAAGCAGTACGAACTGAACAAGCTAAAATTGTCTTGTTTCCCTGTGGGAAGGGATAGACAGATTTTCAATAGAAAATGCttttgatggtgtgtgtgtgatcagaaTCACCACAGGAGTGGGCGGGAGAGGGTTGGGGTATCTGTCAGAGCAGTCAGTGATGATCGGAAATCCTGTGGGAGCAGGTGGGTGTGGgattgaaagaaagaaagaaaaacgaGTGCTGGTCAGTGCTGCAGCTGTCAGCCACAAGGAATTGAAACCACTGTTATTTTAATACCAGTAATATACTTCCACATGGGGAACAGAAGACACTAAGCAAAAATCATAAGGTGTGGTTGGTGGAAAAAATCGTCCCATCATTATGATCATGTGGATTAGTCATTATCTCTTTTATTCTTTGCAAGTCTGTTTATATTTTGACAAAACTATTGTCAGCTCcctttttaattatttggttgttttgtacttttaccCTCTGCTCTCTTCCTCGGATCCATGATAGTGCACATACAGAGGTGTGAAACCAAATGCATCATCCCTTTGGACATGAGTTATTGGAATGGGTTAAATCTCACTGTAGTACAAGATTTCTGCatcacacaggcacacattaAATGCCCAATTACAGAAGAGTCAAACAACCATTTACAAGATTATATGAACATATAAGGAACACAATGATATATTATCCAAAATACATGGGCTCCCGTAGAAGGGGTCATATTTTTGTGTTGCATTCTTTGACACCCACTCTGCTTCCAAGTAGTGTTGTCActatactggaatttctaacttcgATACGATACCttgaaaaaatattgttttttgttgccaCAGGAAGAAAATTGACATTGAGGACATACCATTTAAAATtagataaataaaacactgcTATGACCTGACAATGCTGACATTTGTTCTgagttagtagcagagaacagcagactGACAGTAATAAACATTAACGAAAAGAGAGAACGAGAAAGCACAGCTGGTACCAGTGTATTgatactgcagaaaatgagtACTTAAACCATTTCAGatattcagaatcaatatgtattgataaattgatatttttgacaacactacaTCCAAGGACACATTGGATTTTCGAAATGTAATAGCTAATAGAAGGTGGCAGCTTCTTTTCATCATGTTTGGTGGTGTTTCCAAGGTAAAAGACCGAGCGTGGCCTCGAGATTACCTCAGGCATTAAAATCAAACATCAAAATGCTCCTACTGAGCACTTGGGGCAGAATTTTAATTCTCAGCTTTTTAATTTTGTAGACTGTATGCAAACCCTTTTATGAAAGCAGAGAAAGTACCTTCACCATTACCCACATTTCAATGCTGTCATATTGAACTAGCAGCATTTTATTCcatgctttttgtgtgtgtgtgtgtgtccactttCAGAGATGAGCAGTGGAGTGGACAGCCGTGATCCAAAGCGAGTAATCGTGGAACGGGAAGAGGAGGACCATGGCATTTACCATCCCAAACTCCATCCGGTCCCAGCTCGAGCCCACAGCAACCTGCACATGAATCCCTGTGCCAGCCCCAAGTCCTCCCACCACTTTATTTACCCTTACAATGGTTCCTCCCCTGTACTCCACACAGGCACAAACTCTCACCATCCCCTAGATGCTTTGAGAAGGCTTCACcatcctcctccccttcctgcCTCCTCCAGCTCTTCCTCCACTTCCTCATTCCCAGCTTACAGCACTGCCCAGAGGTCACCCCACACCCCCACACCTCAAGGTCGAAGAACACCCAAAACCCCAGAGACTCCGGGTTCTCCTCGGCTAGGGCCCCTttcttcccctcctccctcttcccctATAACCatgggtggaggaggaagaggagcacaGACTCACTCTCATCATCCTCATGGTGTCATTGTGGGAGGCTCCCCCCTCTCGCCGTCTCCCTCCCGCTCTCCCTCTGTCCATAACATGAACTGTATGTCTCCTCACCAGCGGTCCCGCCACCCTTCAGCCTctccttcccctctctctgatCAGGGAGGAGgctcaacagcagcagcaggaggaggaggactgatGGGAAGTAACTTGCCTCAGAGGAGGAAATCCACCTCTTCCTCTCCGCACTCCCCTCTCCCTGGTGGCTCCCCAAACCCCAGCCCACACTTCCCCAAGTACAAGCTGGAAGACATCTTGGAGCAGTTTAAGAACTCAGGCAACAGCAGCACTAATAACCACCACCTCCTAATACCTACTAACCCCTCCTTACTGACCAACCAAAGCAGTAGCAACCCTAATGCCCTCTCCGCGAAGCCCTCAAAGAGCACCATGAGTCCGATTCCTAGCGCAGGACCACCAGGTTTTGGGTTGAACTCCGCAGGGACTTCTAGTTTACCTCTGGGGCCATTTCTGAACCACCACCACAGTCATCAGGGCAAGTTGCCACACCCAGCTTCTTTCCCTGCAAGTAGCCTGCTCTCTGCGGCTGCCAAGGCTCAGCTGGCTAACCAGGGCCAGAGCTCAAAGGGGGCTAGCAACCCGGTGAACTTGCCCTCTTCTCTGGAGGTCTTGAAAGAGGCACAGCACCAACAGTCATCAAAGGTAACAAACAGCACTTTACATAACAgccaccctccctcctccaaTGCTTCTACTAGgcctccccatccctcccttgCAGCAGCCTCCTCCGTCCTTTTTCCTCCATCCCACTCTCTGGCCCAGTCCCTGGCTTCCTCTTTGCCCCACCTGCCCTCCACAGCAGAGCGCAATGTGTCACACAGGAAGAGGCAACGCCGATCTCCCACAGTGCTCAGCATGCTAAGAGACACCCAGCAGCTGGCTAATGGGCCGCAGAAGACCCCACCAGGAGACACTGGTTCTGCTACAGTTATCAAcctatcctcctcctcctcctcctcctcctcctcctcttccttccccTCATCCTCGCACTCCTCCTCTACCTCAGCTGTGCAGAACCAGAATGCTGTCATGTTAGAAAACCACCATCATCTCCTCCCCGGGCAGACGCCAAGGCTCCCTGCTCCCCGACAGATGGCGCAACTCACCAGGCCTCCTAGACAAACCGAGACTCTGGATTTCACTACAGGCCTGACATCTACACCTCTTGGCTTGGATCCTCCAACCCAGCCTCTGTCTGCTCTGTTACACCTGCTCAGTGTGCAGAATGCGCAGGCCACAGCCTCAGCATCAGCATCTAACCAGCCAGGATCTGTGTCTGTTGAAGGAGGTGGACACACTAATAAACAGAGCCCCAGACGCTCACCCTCTTCTCCTGCCCCTCATTCTAATGTCAGGCACCCACAGACTCGGTCACCATGCCGAACCAGTAACACTAATCCTCTACCGTCTGTGCTACAGCCGCTTTCTCCTCCCCCCACATCCCCTCAGTTCAGATCAGTGCAGTCTCCAACACATCCTCGGTCTACTAAATCAAGTCCTTTGCATTCTCAGAGACACTCTCCCTCTAATACAGTGCTGCCCAACTCAAATTTAGCtttacacaacagcagcagcccgTCTCAGCTTACGTTCCCGACTCCCTCAGACAAGCATCAACCAACTGAGAATCACATTCCTACAATAGACTCTGTTTCCCAGGCACCATTGCAGGAAGACTCACCACAGAGCACTGTGGCAACAGACATTGGTAGTAACAGCATATCTGCATCAGTGGACCTGAGTCATACTCAAGGTAGTGTTTCTATGGCGATATCCAGCTCCCCGAAGCCTCTTGATCTTAGCAACCATGTCCTGGCCCTTCTCGCAGCAACTTCCACCGCACCCCAGGGGGAGGGCAGCACCTCCGACCATGCCACTGATGTTGTGATGTCTTCCCAAGGAAATCCCACTGAAGGTGAAGATCTTTTTCAGtctgaagtgtgtttttaatcttgAACATATAACCTTAACTTTCCAAAATGTATTGAAGTAAGGAGGGTTGTGGAGCAGTATACTTAAAATGTACCAATATAGACATCAAAAAGATGCTCTCACAAATTTTGCTCAATGATATGAACTTTGCATGTGGCCATGAGCTCTCCCTTTAAATCAGGCTTTATGAATGATTGCATCTGTTAGGATGGTCCAGGGGAAGGGTCACAGTTGTTTTCTGCACCCTTTATGGGATTTGCCCTAGATAAATATGAGTGTACATGTTCATTGATGTACCAGATTCAACCACCACAGTTAAATCCTGTGTAAAACACTGCATGCTGTTCAGCTCAAGCCCCcttttgtaaaatgtgtttagtgATTGATAAGTCATCCTGAACAGATGAGAATGATTCATGTCTTTCCCACAGGGCCAGAGGAGCCTAGAGGTGTGGACCCAAAAGACTCCATAGTGACTAAACCTCCAGCAGCCACCAGCCCTGGGCCGGCTATCTCCTCTCGTCTCGGGGATAATCACAGTCCTCACACCCCTTCGGCTTTGGGCGACTCAACCTCTCCCTTACCACTGGCAGAGGCCTTCCCCTTCATGAACCAAGAGCAGCTGCTTCAGCTGCTGTCATCCACAGGAGGTCTACCATCCCTCCTGGACCCTACAGTCCTGGCGTCATTGCCCTTAGGAGGGCTGTGGTTGGGAGGGCAACATGCACAGATTCCCCCTGCCAATGCTACACCACAACCACCACAGACtgttgcagagcagcagcaatcggagcagcagcagcagcagttactGATACAACAACAAGAGACACAGCAGCAAAACCAGGATcagcaacagaaacaacaacagataAACAATCCTTTGTTTCCCTTGTTGCCCTTGTTGAGTGGTGCCCAAGGGGAGCTGCCGCTGAACCTTTTGGGTCTGCTGAACCCCCTTCCACCCCCTGCCTCAACCACTACCCCAGGACAAGAAGCTGATTTAGGGCTAACAGAAAAACCTAGCCTCCAAGCTCTGCTTATGGCCTCCTTGTTGCTCGGGCAACAGCAGACGCCTTTGTTACCTCTGTCTGGGCTGGGTCAGTTGAGCCAGGTCAGCTTGGAAGTCCCTCTCCAGCAGCCACAGCAGATCCCCACCACATTAGAGGGCCTCACCTTGGATAAGACCTCTGGCCTTCTGGATCCATCAACTCTATCAGGCCCGGGGCTCCTGGAGGTCGCACAGAGCCTTCTCCCCGTTCCTCCAGGAGCTGAGGGCTCTCTCCAAGCCCTGCAGTCTCTGCTCTTTCCTGCcgctcttcctcctccccaTGCAGCCTTCCTGCCCCTCAGCCCTGCCTTGCTCACTGCTGCCCTGAGCTCTGCCGAGCTCCACCCGCCTCCCCACACCCAATTAGCTCCTGCACAGCAAACCCAACATAACCAACCTCAGGTAGGCTCCCCTATCACCTGTAGCTGTTTCCTCTGAGCTCCTTCTGGTTTTCCTATAAAAATCTGTGAGCTCATTTCCTTAACTGCTCCATTGTTTCCCCCGCGTTAGTTTTTTACTTTCCACACAAAGTCATCAACTGTTTTCCTTTACTGCTAAAATATAGTCTTCCCTAAATTATTTTCAAACGAAGCTTTACTTAAACTACATGGTTTGTTTGGGTTGGTTACAACATGTCTATCTTAATGTATGTCAGGGATGGATGTATATGTTTTtggaaacatttttaattttgaaaatgtgaagAATTAGGCTGAGTCTTGTCTCTGTATTTCTGCAACCCCATTGCTACCTTTTTCcctttgattttctattttataaTTTGTTTACTTGACACAATAACTAAACTCCTCTTTCCTCTACTGTACTTTCCTCTCCAGGTACCTACTGATGCTGGTGTTGACACCCTCATCCCCCTTTCTCTCCAAGGCAAGGACAACCCCATCCTCCAACAGTTACTGCCCACTTTGCTTAACTCTGCTGTATTAGGTGAGTTGGTGTCCACCCAGTGTAACACTTCTGTATAAagattataaataaatgaaataaaccaGCAAAGCTTACTAACTGCTTTTAGtcttaaaacttaaaacattGCAGCCATTCTACAGCAGTAAGCCATTTCATCAGTTCCTCTCTGAATTTGTCTTTGTAGGAGATCTTTCTGGCATCGCAGGCCTCCATAACATGTTGGGGATTGGAGCAGGTTCCATCCTCCTACCCCCAGTCCAGACCTCTGCTTTGGGCATGCCTCTACTGCAGGGTCCTGATGGAGCTATCAACTTGCTCAATAATATACAGGTAGGTAACTGGCATGTAGAGCAGTGGACAAAACATCCAGGTAGCAGCTTCTCATATTTAGGCTGAACTGACCTGTGCTTTCACTGGTTAAGCTTACAAACGTCACCAGTAGCAGGTCGTATCAGCTGTCAGTTATGAATGTTAATTCTGTAAGAAACTTGAAGACAAGCGTAAATCACGCTTCTGCTCTCTACAAGCTGGTGTCTAAACTCAGCCTATGATGTTTTGTGAGGGAACAAAGTCCACTCAGTAACCGCGAGTGAATTGAGTGGTTTTATAGGTCAAACAGCTCTAACAGAGTGTCACAGTTAGTTACATTCTCCCAGTTAAACTTTTATTACTGTTGTGTGAAATGATACCAACATATGAACGCGATAATTTTTAACCAGGACCTTCAGTACATGGATCAATTGAGCAGTCTTCAGCTGTTATTTAAATGTGACAGACATGTATTTAATCAACATGTaggttttaaaaaagcatttacTGATATTATGTTATTCACGTTTTAATAGCGTTCTTTATACTTGTGTACAGCGCACTCAGAATATGCGTCtcagttgtgtgtttttttcagcaaaGCACGGCCTCTTGTCTattcaggtttttggatatgagCAAATATTGCAATACTGACATTTTCAAGAAGTTGGTTGAAGTAATGAAGGATAAAGGCTGCGTTCACACGGTCGAACACATTATAAAAATCCTGTTTTGatacaaagaagcaaaatggcacaagtGGTTCCAGCTGTTTAACTTCTCCATACTTTGacatgataaacaacatgttatGGCACGTTAATCAGAGCAAGGCTGCACGTAAACAGGAATATTGTGGAATATTCATTTCTCATTAACAATGCAAACTTCTTAGTAGAAATATTGTCTTCTTCACAATAAGGACAAAACTGTAATATTTGtgtatgtaaacatagtcaCTATTTGTTCCCTAACATTTTTGAGATCTTTGACTGTTATTGATTGgcttaactgtttttttttttttttttttaatttttctcctCTAGCTAAACCTCGCACCACCCTCAGAAGGAGAGAAGCCAATGTCATTGCAGGAAACACAAAGTCCTGCCCCACAGGAAGACATTCCAGCCAGTCAGATGGCTCCCGAAGTGGTTCCCAgtcctgttcctgctccacCCCCTGCCCAAGAACACACCCCACCCCCACAGCGAGTATCTGAGGGCAGGTCTGTTATTGATCCTTACACCTCTTTCATGGATACGATTTATACCTCCTTCCTTCAAGTCAGTGCTAAAGAACAGGAAGATAGGGCCCACTTGGGGCCATCTGATCCCACTTCACCCTTCTGTGCCTTACCGCCGGTTTCTTTCCCTGTGGAGCACCATACCCCATCCACCCCTGTCCCAACTCTTCCCCAGGCAAGTGCCCCAGTTTCCCTCAGCCCACGTCGGGCGTGTTCCCTCCGCAACCCAGACTTATCCCGACTCAGCTTGGAAGCAGCAGCCCATTCCCCAGCCCAGGGGACACCCAAACCCACCGAAGACGGGTCTACATCACCCTTACAAAGGAAACCGGTTATGGTAGAGGGACATACCCACCCAGAGCCTCCTCTGCCACCCATATACTTGGAGGAGGCTAAGACAGACTGTACTGGGCCAGCTACGGCTGTGTGCCCCTATGTGGAGGCAGGGGTGGATAGGCAGGGGCATCTTTCCCATGCAGGGTACCTCAGTCCCAGGGATGGATGCAGTGGGAGGCCCAGTGAGGAGACAGCTGGGACATTGCTGCACACGGAACAGGGAAGGGTGAGTGCCTGGGTCTCATGTTTGCTTTAAACTTATAGGCTTATGTGATATCATAAAGTGGGGTTGTGTAATCATCCTGCTGAGACACCAGAATTCAGGTTTTTCTGTATGGACCAAAGACTGTAAAAAAGAGGAAAGTAACATTGTGATTGAGTTATATGGCTTCATTTCTATGCCACTGATGCTCATAGATGATttcatttctcattttacaTCCCAAGGATCAAGCGGGAGCAGCGGGTGGAGCcagaagaggaaggaaaaggaaacaaacgTAAGTTGTCTTGTTAATGGTGGATTTCTCAGACACGTGCTAGACAGGGAATCGCCTGGATAAATCAGTTTCCAGTGAAAATCAAAGTGGTTTCGTTTTCCAGTAGTGTTGCAGGATACACAGATACTAAAGACATATTTTAATGCCCTGCCATTAAAAACATTAGTGCCTATACTTTAAGAGTGACAATGTTTTGAGAAGAGCCGTATTTCCTATTAAGTCCTATGAGTTGCACTGATGTGCGACAGCGGCgcagtgtgtgtgcagcgcTTTGCAGAGCTTGCTGTTGCCCTGGCAAGTAAGCTTTCTGTTTGGGCAGGTGGAATGCTTTATGCAGTCTTCCGATAGTACAAGtggaaaataaatgtaatgtatgtaacgttgtctgaaaataaactgagtACTCTATCAGCACTAGTCTCAAGACATGCTTTTTCTGATGTTCCTAAACCACAGTCCTTTCAGATCTATTGAGTATTAATGTGTTTCTTACTTTGTGTATCAGGCTACAGAATGTGTTGGAAGACTTCAGAGACGTGGATGCTACAGCACTAGAGGAAACCAAGGCTACGGTAAGACCCAGCTCATCATTACTGAGTGACAGATCAACTATTTAATCATGTTTAGTACCTCGCACTGGTATTATTGAACAGTCTTGGGTCAGGCTATTAACAAATTCTAAGCCATCTGTCTTACTTCAAAGCATAGCCTCTTTTCCCCCCAGTTGTTCATAAATATGCTTACTAGGTGAACTAGTAAGCTAACATTTGcactattaaaatgtatttaccaATTAGCTGTATTACTATTCCAAATGTAAGGACATTCATATGAGCCAAAATGGATCTTTTTAACTTTTTGAGCAAGAGACTTAGActcgtaagtgctaatatcgtaggcaattggacttgcttgcatttcttgaagctgtctcgcctctcatccaagaagctgctgtagttctaaatgactggtatgaAGTTgtaggctataaaccctgtgtgggtgggaacccttgcagagtcgtaggtGTCACATGAGCTCATAGTTTCAGAGTCATTAAGGTCACagtgtgagtcgttgacccacctggccacactGTGAGTCGAGACAGAGACTTAGACATACCATCCATCTCAGAAACCACTGATGAAAGTGCAGAGGGTGATGCTAATACACCTAGCCACGAtacaactgctgctgacttaGCAGCTACCAGCAAGCACAAACGAGAGAGGACCTAAGAATATTCAGAGAGTCATTTCAAGTGCAGCTCAAGttttatacaatatatgtaGAAAGGGGTCCCTGCTCAGTCTCTCTTTGAGCTTGGAGGTCCTTGGGCTGAGAAATGTTAGAGTCCTGCTTTAGTTTGTAATCACCTTAAACTAagaattgtttttgttaaacttagaatgagccatttatatgtacatatgtaGCGAGTCCTCTttcatggagtctgccatgttgttccaCAGTAGCCTTTAACTGACAAACCatacactggctctaaatagggccttttgcatcagccgttgtagttctcctacacgcttggcacactggaccttaaattAGACAGTACATGTAAAAGCCCAACTAGGGACAAGTGTTGAAAATTAGCAATAGTCCTCAAGTGTCTGTGCAGCACATCAGCATCATGCTCTGTATTGAAACTATGTCACACTGCATTGTCCCTATccaagaaaatgaaataaatttaattcagttaaaaaaaaaaaaaagcaaaaaaaaaacagcaaagaaagACACTGCATCTGTGTAGGTTTGAGGGGCAGTTATCTCTCTCTTACACTGAACTCTCAGGACCCTGTGAACGGTGGAAAACAAATACTAGATGTGGAGGGATTGCCGAAGAGAAAGCTTTTTGTTTCATGCTGGGAATGATTGTGCAGTTCTGACTGCAGTGATAAAGTAATTCCACCTCTCGGGGGACAAGACGGAGATGAAGCTGATGTGACTgtaatttctctctctgtgtcttggTCCAGACAGCACTGCTGAAGCCTGAGAGGTCAGTCCGCGGCAGGAGGCGACGAGGCGCCAGGTCTCAGAGGCAGTGATTGGTGGCGTCGGAGCTGCAAGTCAGAGCTGTTCACCAATCAAAGGCGGCCAGACGCCTCTCTTTCCCCCTCCATCTCGCCACCATCTTCACCACTGTgtagacctttcttttcttttcttttttaattcagcTGCACTAATATTATGCCGTTGTCATGTCAACCATTGTTATGGCAACCActatgaaaaaaaacacataggAGAGAGGTCTAGTTTGAAAAGTTAATTTATAaaaagtgggggaaaaaatgtggATACTTTTTCACTTAGGTCTTCTCTTAGGTTCACAACATAACATTGTGATCAGAGATCTGTTAATTATGGTTGGTGTTAGAATTGTATCaatgagaaaacacaaaaagacaaaagtacTGTTTTCTTCTCATCAGTGTATAACTGTGAGTCAGGATAAAGCCCAACTACTTGAACGATGCTCTCTGTTGTTAGTGTGTCTGTAcgtgtgtggatgtgtttgtctttcaatgtgtctgagtgtgtgttggaCAACAGTGCTGTTGCTGAGCCCCTCACTGTCCGACCATTAGTggaatttattttcattctaGTAAACGAGACCCTGTCTGTTTGTCGTTGTTTGTCCGATAAAGGCTTCTTTGCAGAGACACAGTGGTTGTATTTCAAAGAAGTGTTTTGAAAGGTTCTCAGAAGGTCCTGGAAGAGAATATATAAGAAGGAGCAGACTTGAGTTGTTTTCTTTCACCGCATAAGATATCTTTAGTGTGGGACAAGCCAAGGAAATAATGTTCACCGTATCAGGTTTCATGAatcagtttacatcagtcaCTTGTCACACAGAAAATATCATGATTCCACATGTCCTGTGAGATATTCCTAAATGGTTTGTGCATCACTAATAATGTTATGAACTGAGAAAgcgttaatttaaaaaatgaagttCTTTTGTACAACTCTCTGAATCATGCTATAACGTGTCAGGATACCCGAAGAATTAAGTGAATCTGACAACATCCAGTTTTTGACATTTGCAAGCAAAGCATCATGTGTTGCATTCTGTTATGACATTTCACATGCTGTCGTTTGTCGCTGTGAAAAGTTAAATGTAGCCGTGGTGTGATGGAGACTATTTAATATCTGTTGACCTAACACCCGCCCAAACTTTCACCCCTCAGCCATGAGATAAATGTCTGGAAAATGTATTGGATTGTGAAACAGAATATTTGCAGGAATCCAAGAACAGTACAGTATGTCCTTTGATTGGTTGAACGAATGGCTGAAAACAAACGCAGGGAGCGATGACGTCTTCACGTGGATCTGTTGAGTCCGTGTGTCACTGTGGATTTGGAGTAATAtcttccctctgtctcctcataTCACTGTTTGagctctcctccacacactgcCCTGCCCCAAGAGTACTGGCATCTCttgctgtatttaaaaaaaaaaaaaaaaaaaaaaaaaaagaataaagaaaagtgaaaaagaaagCAGATTATGCAATTTCTACACTTGGAGATTTGTACATATGTACagttaatgtgttttattttgattttatattGTTAGAGAAAGAGACAAGAGAGAAAACAATGAATTGTGAATTTTTCTGGGAATTGTAATTAAGTATTTTTCTCATTCTACCCCTTGCTTTCAATACTTATGTTTAAAAAGACGATTAAATTGTGGACTGTAGCTTTCTTTTTTATATGGGagtcttttttatttaatattaaactatttacagaaaatgtaccctGTGTTGATGTCTCTTCTGGAAGGATGTGCGAAAGTGATGCAGTATGTAGGTAGCTGAATTTGTCTTTAACACTCATCATATTGGTATTACATCCTAGAGCATGGATGTCTGATTAATTTTTAGAtcaggggccacatacagcccactTTGATTGGACCAGTAAAACCTTCCTTTAGCAACAGGGCTCCACCAAGTGTTTCAGGAtggaagtctgatacagattattTTGTACAGAAGCTGCTGATTCACAGTGTTTTGCActatgttcaatatctttaaatatttcCCCAGaaggtattcattgttttttcagacagctgtattctggtcagtcAGGGTGGGAAAGCCTGACTGACCAGCGTGAAACATCATTTCACATGATGTAGGCTACTCACTGTTAAacctgctcctgaaacctggcagcTCTTAGTGTATCAATATTAGctgtgcaaagtcatctagtgggctggATTGGAGCCTTTAGTGGGCTGGTTCTGGTGCATGGTTTATATGATTGACACCCCTGTGAAGAATGATGtggcaaaaatatcaaagaaaagtCTGATACCTGCACCCTGTACACATTAAAAATGTACTCCGAAGAAGTCCAGTGGAGAACAATACTGAGTATCGAATGTGGGTGTTCTATGGGTCCAGTGTGTTGGGTCCATGGatagattatgagacaatgggcagGTATGGAGAatgccccaccacctctcctacataggagcaaaacacacagactaAGTAGTTGCTTAATTGTTGTCATGCATTTCTCTGTcgttttgtgactctttgtagtcattttatgtttctttgaggtcattCTGAGTCTCCTCTTGGTCaatatgtgtctctttgagtgacattttgcaggtcaAGGCTAGGGATGGCCCTGAACTTTGAGCCCCTGGGCCTGTGACAGGCAgacccgttcagtaatccatccatggtgcGGCTCAGTCTGTGTTgtcctggcaacaataaaattCAGGTGCAACttcatgttattttttatgaaaacaaGTATGGATAATTAATGCATACTTAGGGGAAACCACAAATCCCAGTTTATTACCTCTGTGAAggtgtgttttatctgtttatttttctttcatacaTATCTTAAAATTATACAGATTTCACtttaaaatttgattaaaattaaGCCGTTAATTCATTTCTGATTAAAGTCATGGTTCCAGTTTGGATCTAGGATTTTTAGGATCTCCTATGAGGGTAAGAATGGGCATTCCAGTTTGAGCTGCTTCCTTAAATCAAAATATGGCAGAATAATCTATGATCTAAATCTATCTATAATCTGTAactgtatatttgtgtattttgatgCAGATGAATATTTAGAGTTGATTAAAATGTAATTCATAAGCTTTTGCAGCCTTGTATGTGCTAAATGGGTGCAttctgaaacatatttttatcaCTTGTATGACTCATCTGTTCAGTAACTAAGCAGTGTacgtattttttaaaattggcATGGTAATATGTCTTCAGTTTTTGACATTGTGCTGCATCATCCCAGTCTGTGATGCTCCTTCAAGGTAAGGCCTAAACTCATCTTTTAATCAATAATCTCGACTGCCTTCCCATAATGATTTGTTATGCCTTCCAAGAAACACAGTCAGGCATCGGA harbors:
- the LOC125891556 gene encoding methyl-CpG-binding domain protein 5-like; translated protein: MMGGSETVSGDKDGVHNTAIHVPIGWQRRVEGGQVIYVSPSGAALSSLDEVKTYLLTDGTCKCGLECPLIIHKVFNFTVGVKVEQHSQPLGKAEQDMTKLCNHRRKVVAMAALCRSMQASQLPFANLHHPEMSSGVDSRDPKRVIVEREEEDHGIYHPKLHPVPARAHSNLHMNPCASPKSSHHFIYPYNGSSPVLHTGTNSHHPLDALRRLHHPPPLPASSSSSSTSSFPAYSTAQRSPHTPTPQGRRTPKTPETPGSPRLGPLSSPPPSSPITMGGGGRGAQTHSHHPHGVIVGGSPLSPSPSRSPSVHNMNCMSPHQRSRHPSASPSPLSDQGGGSTAAAGGGGLMGSNLPQRRKSTSSSPHSPLPGGSPNPSPHFPKYKLEDILEQFKNSGNSSTNNHHLLIPTNPSLLTNQSSSNPNALSAKPSKSTMSPIPSAGPPGFGLNSAGTSSLPLGPFLNHHHSHQGKLPHPASFPASSLLSAAAKAQLANQGQSSKGASNPVNLPSSLEVLKEAQHQQSSKVTNSTLHNSHPPSSNASTRPPHPSLAAASSVLFPPSHSLAQSLASSLPHLPSTAERNVSHRKRQRRSPTVLSMLRDTQQLANGPQKTPPGDTGSATVINLSSSSSSSSSSSSFPSSSHSSSTSAVQNQNAVMLENHHHLLPGQTPRLPAPRQMAQLTRPPRQTETLDFTTGLTSTPLGLDPPTQPLSALLHLLSVQNAQATASASASNQPGSVSVEGGGHTNKQSPRRSPSSPAPHSNVRHPQTRSPCRTSNTNPLPSVLQPLSPPPTSPQFRSVQSPTHPRSTKSSPLHSQRHSPSNTVLPNSNLALHNSSSPSQLTFPTPSDKHQPTENHIPTIDSVSQAPLQEDSPQSTVATDIGSNSISASVDLSHTQGSVSMAISSSPKPLDLSNHVLALLAATSTAPQGEGSTSDHATDVVMSSQGNPTEGPEEPRGVDPKDSIVTKPPAATSPGPAISSRLGDNHSPHTPSALGDSTSPLPLAEAFPFMNQEQLLQLLSSTGGLPSLLDPTVLASLPLGGLWLGGQHAQIPPANATPQPPQTVAEQQQSEQQQQQLLIQQQETQQQNQDQQQKQQQINNPLFPLLPLLSGAQGELPLNLLGLLNPLPPPASTTTPGQEADLGLTEKPSLQALLMASLLLGQQQTPLLPLSGLGQLSQVSLEVPLQQPQQIPTTLEGLTLDKTSGLLDPSTLSGPGLLEVAQSLLPVPPGAEGSLQALQSLLFPAALPPPHAAFLPLSPALLTAALSSAELHPPPHTQLAPAQQTQHNQPQVPTDAGVDTLIPLSLQGKDNPILQQLLPTLLNSAVLGDLSGIAGLHNMLGIGAGSILLPPVQTSALGMPLLQGPDGAINLLNNIQLNLAPPSEGEKPMSLQETQSPAPQEDIPASQMAPEVVPSPVPAPPPAQEHTPPPQRVSEGRSVIDPYTSFMDTIYTSFLQVSAKEQEDRAHLGPSDPTSPFCALPPVSFPVEHHTPSTPVPTLPQASAPVSLSPRRACSLRNPDLSRLSLEAAAHSPAQGTPKPTEDGSTSPLQRKPVMVEGHTHPEPPLPPIYLEEAKTDCTGPATAVCPYVEAGVDRQGHLSHAGYLSPRDGCSGRPSEETAGTLLHTEQGRDQAGAAGGARRGRKRKQTLQNVLEDFRDVDATALEETKATTALLKPERSVRGRRRRGARSQRQ